Proteins encoded by one window of Cloeon dipterum chromosome 4, ieCloDipt1.1, whole genome shotgun sequence:
- the LOC135942108 gene encoding uncharacterized protein LOC135942108: MEKRDRNTMEKILIEGEDQGLPKGPSTLGFFQFESDGQIRTKNADNVFVLVVHYDFENTPEYRMWDKADVENLKKTFGDNRNCNFRSLYRPTRKILLDLLGSQEKLLRYFNSKVIPSVFVLFILSHGHRNGSIDTDYLGSVFDGNKYISFTTKEVFDSLEILDKFKECLKIVNFGPCRGELDDAKFDPNKEKYSYNNRNSCRITSFPDMPNTVIVYSTVETTTATTSVDGSWFVKIVCDVLNQMSEDKPLLLFLTSVQYAMHKVSLEGIDPETKLPVGQTAEVKMFPLDRSFSFSRSLTAEKSISRTDSRMEKAATITSTSEYFSWKSDEGKNIRGRRAFIFYEQLTKKVEETEKALRQNLDFDTRTWKLNDANLISYSEQVCEMEHDVGCVLTFIFGQVSEKKETKEVCVLVGGRDIPITSIVHEFVGPKNKRLIGKPKIFFIIDQKPLKCDSHSSAKYPLKVASTNHSGWLIMILKDKDLLEKLIEIFKGDELKKGRSLQELLVPLLTTGTKKELTLLNSTLQYLLDFPNWPRIFVKPDFKLTVRGNKKKICFKDLIKEAKMLRENQVWLLSSVAGAGKSTVLKEIAFQVGKSDQNAKILNISLNKNFKTLTKRRVDAVEFLAKTTGNSSEDINNWIAQKKVVVFLDGFDEICPHSRDKALGIVRALKEKRVPLCVATRPHEAKVIEETIKNATLVEIEPFDEAKQIEFLRLETNNNDEEIKRVLHAVQQIGLSNSIYIPLQYRHGNMNTILVNPLHLSLVAQCSGEGNLFQIYDKVVRKKVQKGLERKYGCKQVEDESIDKELIPLPLIAFRYMNNEPLVGDGVTREDLAKMNDYGVAIVEQETVTFLHQTFAEFLAAQHFLKNVGESSNFDFKFIGSWGMAEVSKFLDLFYSTLENEEEIKIYTQIKVPEEISNKSALFLYHVCEKNLKHIFKVLKPHITFCDVQMENYFNYLRFDIQVLGCKKHRSSICVNYAIKLLVKAIRSEEIFTELLEMNAIDSRTLEEYIDWVLIEIACYNATSVFNQLKETFPNFVELLRKSSSNAGAGCTAVANDNYEILELFLENGFGKDTLERSMYGDTLYSACREGKLKYVKILLKHGAKQYFDGRKIWDPLNVAVKHGQLDIVKLFVEEEISGLARDKVTLEANIFQTVKEYNGDFNAFHYAVYYGKKEIAEYLLSKSPHLKHIRTGEGKSPLQLAVDRRFGEFVLWLAREIGDDLSSFIPRGETQSWTEHDHFIYDHFLLLRGDLTEKDERGKSPLHCAAQHRHLQLVREFIAKDADVAAKDARGWNALHFACTFIDFINWHNNSEVVKLLHLTNPQLVKETTNEGETALHILVNNNFKRLSSNSYTWSGRKPFRFLVYEAGVDLEARDSKGRTAEDVANDKDRGYWGNLNREVPKRSHFVRISPLRRAASTRLARMKENYTFQGTLEAESVQFC; the protein is encoded by the exons ATGGAGAAG AGAGATCGAAATACTATGGAGAAGATTTTAATAGAAG GGGAGGATCAAGGTCTACCAAAAGGTCCATCGACTCTAGGTTTCTTCCAGTTTGAATCAGACGGGCAAATTAGGACAAAAAACGCAGACaa CGTGTTTGTTCTTGTCGTCCATTACGATTTCGAAAACACGCCAGAATATCGAATGTGGGACAAGGCAGACGTTGAGAACTTGAAAAAGACCTTTGGAGACAACCGAAATTGTAATTTCCGCAGCCTTTATAGACCGACACGGAAAATTTTGCTCGATCTTCTCGGCAGCCAGGAAAAGCTCTTGCGTTATTTCAACTCAAAAG TCATTCCGTCGGTTTTCGTGCTGTTTATCCTCTCTCACGGCCACAGAAATGGATCGATCGACACTGATTACTTGGGATCAGTGTTCGACgggaataaatatatttccttcACGACAAAAGAGGTTTTCGACTCCCTGGAAATACTGGACAAATTCAAGGAATGTTTGAAGATTGTCAACTTTGGC CCGTGTAGGGGAGAGCTAGATGACGCAAAATTCGAtccaaacaaggaaaaatacaGCTACAACAACCGTAATTCTTGCCGAATCACGTCGTTTCCTGATATGCCAAACACAGTCATCGTTTATTCAACAGTCGAAA CAACCACGGCTACAACAAGTGTAGACGGTTCCTGGTTCGTGAAAATAGTGTGCGATGTTTTGAACCAGATGAGCGAGGATAAACCTTTGTTGTTATTCCTCACGTCAGTCCAGTACGCCATGCACAAAGTGTCGCTCGAAGGAATTGACCCAGAAACTAAACTTCCTGTTGGTCAGACGGCAGAGGTCAAAATGTTCCCCTTAGACAGGAGTTTTTCCTTCTCCAG GTCATTGACTGCtgaaaaatctatttcaaGAACTGATTCGCGAAtggaaaaagcagcaacaaTCACATCAAcatctgaatatttttcttggaagTCGGACGAAGGAAAAAACATCAGAGGCCGGCGAGCCTTCATCTTTTACGAACAGCTTACAAAAAAAGTTGAAGAAACAGAAAAAGCTCTGCGGCAAAACTTGGATTTTGACACCAGAACTTGGAAGTTGAATGATGCTAATTTAATAAGTTATTCCGAACAAG TTTGCGAGATGGAGCACGACGTCGGCTGCGTTTTGACTTTCATTTTCGGCCAAGTGAGCGAAAAAAAAGAGACAAAAGAAGTTTGCGTGCTTGTGGGCGGAAGAGATATTCCAATCACGAGCATTGTGCACGAATTTGTCggaccaaaaaataaaagattgatCGGCAAGCCCAAAATCTTCTTCATTATTGACCAAAAGCCGCTGAAATGCGACTCT CACTCTTCAGCAAAGTACCCATTGAAGGTCGCGTCAACGAACCACAGCGGCTGGCTTATCATGATTTTGAAGGACAAAG ACTTGCTGGAGAAATTgatcgaaattttcaaaggagATGAGCTTAAAAAAGGAAGAAGTTTGCAAGAACTTTTAGTGCCGCTGCTCACAACTGGCACTAAAAAAGAGCTAACTTTGCTTAACTCGACGCTTCAGTACTTGCTTGATTTTCCTAACTGGCCGAGGATTTTCGTGAAACCAGATTTCAAGCTGACAGTGAGAGGCAACAAGAAAAAGATTTGCTTCAAGGATCTGATCAAAGAGGCGAAAATGTTGCGAGAAAACCAGGTTTGGCTGTTGAGTTCGGTGGCTGGCGCAGGAAAATCGACTGTACTCAAAGAAATCGCTTTTCAAGTCGGTAAATCAGAtcaaaatgccaaaattttgaatatttccttaaataaaaactttaaaacattaacAAAACGTCGAGTGGATGCAGTCGAATTTCTAGCAAAAACCACGGGGAATTCCTCTGAAGACATAAACAATTGGATTGCTCAGAAAAAAGTAGTCGTCTTCCTGGACGGTTTCGACGAAATTTGTCCGCACAGCAGGGACAAAGCTCTCGGAATAGTGAGggctttgaaagaaaaaagagtTCCACTCTGCGTGGCAACGAGACCGCACGAAGCGAAAGTGATCGAGGAAACGATTAAAAACGCTACACTTGTTGAAATAGAGCCATTCGATGAAGCAAAGCAAATCGAGTTTCTGCGGTTAGAGACCAATAACAACGACGAAGAAATCAAAAGAGTGCTTCACGCCGTCCAACAAATAGGCCTTTCAAACTCCATATATATACCTCTACAATATAGACATGGAAATATGAACACGATTCTGGTCAACCCGCTGCACCTGTCGTTAGTTGCTCAGTGCAGCGgcgaaggaaatttattccaaatttacgACAAGGTGGTGAGGAAGAAGGTacaaaagggtttggagaggAAATATGGCTGCAAACAAGTGGAAGACGAAAGTATTGACAAGGAACTGATCCCTCTTCCGTTGATCGCGTTTCGCTATATGAATAACGAGCCGCTTGTCGGGGATGGAGTGACGAGAGAAGACTTGGCGAAGATGAACGACTATGGAGTCGCAATCGTGGAACAAGAAACGGTTACTTTCCTTCACCAGACATTTGCAGAATTTCTCGCCGCCCAacactttttgaaaaacgtgGGAGAGTcaagcaattttgattttaaatttattggcaGCTGGGGAATGGCAGAGGTCAGTAAGTTTCTCGATCTTTTCTATTCGACTTTGGAAAACGAAGAAGAGATCAAGATTTACACGCAAATAAAAGTGCCCgaggaaatttcaaacaaatctgCTCTGTTTCTGTATCACGTTTGCGAGAAAAACCtcaagcatatttttaaagtgctgAAGCCACACATTACTTTTTGTGACGTGCAAATGGAAaactatttcaattatttaaggtTTGATATTCAAGTACTTGGTTGTAAAAAACACCGTTCTTCAATTTGCGTGAATTACGCTATTAAATTGCTGGTCAAAGCGATAAGAAGCGAAGAAATCTTCACCGAGCTGTTGGAAATGAACGCCATCGATTCACGAACCTTGGAAGAATACATTGATTGGGTCCTCATAGAAATCGCCTGTTACAACGCAACCTCCGTGTTCAACCAGCTAAAAGAGACTTTCCCCAACTTCGTCGAGCTGCTCAGAAAATCAAGTTCCAACGCCGGCGCCGGTTGCACAGCGGTAGCTAATGATAACTATGAGATTCTCGAATTGTTCCTGGAAAACGGATTCGGCAAAGATACTTTAGAACGTTCTATGTATGGAGACACCCTTTACAGTGCTTGCAGAGAGGGGAAACTTAAGTACGTTAAAATTCTCCTCAAACACGGCGCCAAACAATACTTTGATGGCCGTAAAATTTGGGACCCTTTGAACGTGGCTGTGAAGCACGGCCAGCTGGACATTGTCAAGCTTTTCGTGGAGGAAGAAATTAGCGGATTGGCCCGAGATAAGGTGACGCTtgaggcaaatatttttcagacagTGAAGGAGTACAATGGCGATTTCAACGCTTTCCACTATGCCGTCTATTacggaaaaaaggaaattgctGAGTACCTGCTCTCAAAGAGTCCACATTTGAAACACATCAGGACAGGAGAGGGGAAGAGTCCTTTGCAGCTGGCTGTGGACCGTAGATTCGGAGAATTCGTGCTCTGGCTGGCGAGAGAAATCGGCGATGACCTGAGTTCTTTCATTCCAAGAGGCGAGACACAAAGTTGGACCGAACACGATCACTTCATCTACGACCACTTCCTGCTGCTGCGAGGCGACCTGACGGAAAAGGACGAGCGAGGAAAATCTCCTCTCCACTGCGCCGCCCAGCACAGACATTTGCAGCTCGTCCGCGAGTTCATCGCGAAAGACGCCGACGTGGCTGCCAAAGACGCCAGAGGATGGAATGCCCTGCACTTCGCCTGCACTTTCATCGATTTCATTAACTGGCACAACAATTCAGAAGTGGTCAAACTCCTGCACTTAACTAACCCTCAACTGGTGAAGGAAACGACAAATGAAGGAGAAACTGCACTGCACATTTTGGTGAACAACAACTTCAAACGCTTATCTTCCAACAGTTATACATGGTCAGGCAGAAAACCTTTCCGTTTCCTTGTGTATGAAGCAGGGGTGGACTTGGAAGCCAGGGACAGCAAAGGCCGCACGGCAGAGGACGTGGCCAATGATAAAGACCGTGGTTATtggggaaatttaaatagagaaGTTCCAAAACGCTCTCATTTTGTGCGCATTTCGCCCTTGCGGAGAGCTGCATCGACACGTTTGGCTCGAATGAAGGAAAATTACACATTCCAGGGCACATTGGAAGCAGAGAGCGTGCAGTTTTGCTGA